In one Gemmatimonadaceae bacterium genomic region, the following are encoded:
- a CDS encoding M1 family aminopeptidase, with product MNMFLEFFSFELKYRVKSISTYVYFVGWLAFGFFCTGSQSFGPVGFQNGKVLLNGPYALAYNQLAAALFGVIIISAIFGPSILRDFQRETYQMLFTKPISKFAYLGGRWAASFVTCVFVFSGVSVGMWLGTYAPWTDVARIGPNHLWWYVQPLLSITVIQIFVLGSLFFAVAALTRKLVVVYLEGVALFMIYIIGITVYGTTRSLEHFWSGILDPIGFVLFDNITRYWTVLEKNTLLVPWGFSGYSPGVFLYNRILWSAVGLLSLGVVWRFFPMSVEALTARSQTRRAAKARLMDAEDARPIRTRVAAALPRVKQVFGRSTTVAQYLTLTRLRVRMIMREVPFWGIVALLIVFAINNGNFAGNVGDQNVWPVTYLMLQAVEGSAELFFYIVATLYAGELIWRERDNHFDGIHDALPMHATTDWISKLTTIAVIELILLTVTGLVGIFMQTLAGYHHYELLQYAKELYIVTFPQVMGWALLSMFVQTVVSNKFLGHGIVIAIFVMAPILYNFGWQNTLYLPGQFTSYTYSDMNGYGYFVQTVFWAVTYWLAIFAFLGVVSIAFTQRGSEESARARVRQAIARAPRLVPAAIVFLVVALGSGGWFYYNAHVLNDYRTPEDNRRINAGYERSFKQYELLPQPKTTAVDATINIYPDRRSFDGSGRFTLQNKSDVPISQVHLTDAQQTVSDVSFSRPFHLVSRAPRDLYSIYALEQPLQPGDTMTMTFHVGWTTRGFRDGNELAQYAPNGTFFDVGVFPTIGYDRNLEVADPRWRREQHLGPLVELPPRTDSVYAKRNLFTPTSDWITYHTVVSTSSDQIAIAPGYLRRQWTSNGRRYFEYSMGAQHILNFYAYLSGKYAVRREVYRDSSGADPVNLEVYYDPAHTYDIDDMLASARAGLDYYQSHFSPYQFTQFRIMEFPRYRTFAQSFANTVPFSEGIGFITRMKKPTDVDLTYFVTAHELGHQWWGHQLIGGEVRGSNMMSETLAQYSAYMVMEHKYGKDYMHRVLKHFLDQYLRGRTGEVRQEPPLAEVQNEPYVWYQKGGQIMYTLADYIGEDKVDLALHNFLMAYRYANAHNQVDAADSTHGAQSSDTRYPDTRLLVDALRAQTPPELQYLIDDGFNRVVLYDNKTNAATWKRLPNGKYEVTLDVQARKVQVDSSGVETQMPLADYIDIGVFTGKAGEEKPLYMEKQKFTQEQSKVTVVVDEQPTRAGIDPYNKLIDRNSDDNMVDVTSR from the coding sequence ATGAACATGTTCCTCGAGTTTTTCTCGTTCGAGCTCAAGTACCGCGTCAAGAGCATCTCCACCTACGTGTATTTCGTCGGGTGGTTGGCCTTCGGATTTTTCTGCACGGGGTCGCAGAGCTTCGGACCGGTCGGCTTCCAGAACGGCAAAGTGCTGCTCAACGGACCGTACGCACTCGCCTACAATCAGCTCGCGGCAGCGCTGTTCGGCGTGATCATCATTTCGGCCATCTTTGGGCCATCGATTCTGCGCGACTTCCAGCGCGAGACGTACCAGATGCTGTTCACGAAGCCGATCTCGAAGTTCGCGTACCTGGGCGGCCGGTGGGCGGCCTCGTTCGTGACCTGCGTGTTCGTGTTCTCCGGAGTGTCGGTGGGCATGTGGTTAGGCACGTACGCGCCGTGGACGGACGTGGCGCGCATCGGACCGAACCATCTGTGGTGGTACGTCCAGCCGCTGCTGTCGATCACCGTCATCCAGATCTTCGTGCTCGGCTCGCTGTTCTTCGCGGTGGCGGCGCTCACGCGGAAGCTGGTGGTGGTGTACCTCGAGGGCGTGGCGCTCTTCATGATCTACATCATCGGCATCACGGTGTACGGTACGACGCGGTCCCTCGAGCATTTCTGGTCGGGCATTTTGGACCCAATCGGGTTCGTGCTGTTCGACAACATCACGCGCTACTGGACGGTGCTCGAGAAGAACACGCTCCTCGTGCCCTGGGGGTTCAGCGGCTACTCGCCGGGCGTGTTCCTGTACAACCGCATCCTGTGGAGCGCCGTCGGGCTGCTGTCGTTAGGCGTCGTGTGGCGCTTCTTCCCGATGTCGGTGGAGGCGCTCACCGCGCGATCGCAGACCAGGCGCGCGGCGAAGGCCCGGCTCATGGACGCCGAGGACGCGCGGCCGATCCGCACGCGCGTTGCGGCGGCATTGCCCAGAGTGAAGCAGGTCTTCGGCCGGAGCACCACGGTCGCGCAGTATCTGACCCTCACCCGGTTGCGCGTCCGCATGATCATGCGCGAGGTCCCGTTCTGGGGCATCGTCGCGCTACTCATCGTATTCGCCATCAACAACGGCAACTTCGCCGGCAACGTCGGGGATCAGAACGTCTGGCCGGTGACGTATCTCATGCTGCAAGCGGTCGAGGGCTCGGCCGAGCTCTTTTTCTATATCGTGGCCACGCTCTATGCCGGTGAGCTCATCTGGCGCGAGCGCGACAACCACTTCGACGGGATTCATGACGCGCTCCCGATGCACGCGACAACCGATTGGATCTCGAAGCTGACGACGATCGCGGTGATCGAGTTGATCCTGCTCACGGTGACGGGCCTCGTGGGCATTTTCATGCAAACCCTCGCCGGCTACCACCACTACGAGCTGCTGCAGTACGCGAAGGAGCTCTACATCGTCACGTTTCCGCAGGTGATGGGCTGGGCGCTGTTGTCGATGTTCGTACAGACCGTGGTCTCGAACAAGTTTCTGGGCCACGGCATCGTGATCGCGATCTTCGTGATGGCGCCGATCCTGTACAACTTCGGCTGGCAGAACACGCTGTACCTGCCGGGGCAGTTCACCAGCTACACGTACTCGGACATGAACGGGTACGGCTACTTCGTGCAGACGGTGTTCTGGGCGGTCACGTACTGGCTGGCGATCTTCGCGTTCCTGGGCGTGGTGTCCATCGCGTTCACGCAGCGCGGATCGGAGGAGTCGGCGCGGGCGCGCGTGCGGCAGGCGATCGCGCGGGCGCCGCGCCTGGTGCCGGCGGCGATCGTGTTCCTGGTCGTTGCGTTAGGCTCGGGCGGATGGTTCTACTACAACGCGCACGTCCTCAACGACTATCGCACGCCCGAGGACAACCGCCGCATCAACGCCGGCTACGAGCGAAGCTTCAAGCAGTACGAGCTGCTGCCGCAGCCCAAGACGACCGCGGTGGATGCCACGATCAACATCTATCCGGACCGCCGGTCGTTCGACGGCAGCGGCCGCTTCACGCTGCAGAACAAGTCGGACGTCCCGATTTCGCAGGTCCACCTGACGGACGCACAGCAAACAGTGTCGGACGTCTCGTTCAGCCGGCCGTTTCACCTCGTGAGCCGCGCGCCGCGCGACCTGTACTCGATCTACGCGCTCGAGCAGCCGCTCCAGCCCGGCGACACCATGACGATGACGTTCCACGTCGGCTGGACGACGCGCGGGTTCCGGGATGGCAACGAGTTGGCGCAGTACGCGCCTAACGGAACCTTCTTCGATGTCGGCGTCTTCCCGACCATCGGCTACGACCGGAATCTGGAAGTCGCCGACCCGCGCTGGCGGCGCGAGCAGCACCTCGGTCCGTTGGTCGAGCTGCCGCCGCGCACCGATTCGGTGTACGCTAAACGCAACCTCTTCACGCCGACCTCCGACTGGATCACGTATCACACCGTGGTCAGTACGTCGAGCGACCAGATCGCGATCGCGCCGGGCTATCTCCGGCGCCAATGGACCAGCAACGGGCGCCGCTACTTCGAGTACAGCATGGGCGCCCAGCACATCCTGAACTTCTACGCCTATCTCTCCGGCAAGTACGCCGTGCGCCGAGAAGTGTACCGAGACTCGAGCGGAGCCGATCCGGTGAACCTCGAGGTCTACTACGATCCGGCGCACACGTACGACATCGACGACATGCTCGCGAGCGCGCGGGCCGGCCTCGACTACTACCAGTCGCACTTCAGCCCGTATCAGTTCACGCAATTCCGCATCATGGAGTTCCCGCGCTATCGCACGTTCGCGCAGTCGTTCGCCAACACGGTGCCGTTCTCCGAGGGCATTGGCTTCATCACGCGGATGAAAAAGCCGACCGACGTCGACCTCACCTACTTCGTGACCGCGCACGAGCTCGGGCACCAGTGGTGGGGGCACCAGTTGATCGGCGGCGAGGTTCGTGGCTCGAACATGATGTCGGAGACGCTCGCGCAGTACTCCGCGTACATGGTGATGGAGCACAAGTACGGCAAAGACTACATGCACCGCGTGCTCAAGCACTTCCTCGATCAGTATCTGCGCGGCCGCACCGGCGAAGTTCGGCAGGAGCCGCCGTTAGCCGAGGTGCAGAACGAGCCGTACGTGTGGTACCAGAAGGGCGGGCAGATCATGTACACCCTGGCCGATTACATCGGCGAGGACAAAGTGGATCTGGCGCTCCACAATTTTCTCATGGCGTATCGGTACGCCAACGCGCACAACCAGGTGGACGCCGCCGACTCCACGCACGGCGCGCAGTCGTCGGACACGCGGTATCCGGACACGCGGCTGCTGGTGGACGCGCTGCGCGCACAAACGCCACCCGAGCTCCAGTACCTGATCGACGACGGATTCAATCGCGTCGTCCTCTACGACAACAAGACCAACGCAGCAACGTGGAAGCGGCTGCCTAACGGCAAGTACGAGGTCACGCTCGACGTGCAGGCGCGCAAGGTCCAGGTGGACAGCAGCGGCGTCGAAACGCAGATGCCGCTCGCCGACTACATCGACATCGGCGTGTTCACGGGCAAGGCAGGAGAGGAGAAGCCGTTATACATGGAAAAGCAGAAGTTCACGCAGGAGCAGTCGAAGGTCACGGTGGTGGTGGATGAGCAGCCGACGCGGGCGGGGATCGATCCGTACAACAAGCTCATCGACCGGAACTCCGACGACAACATGGTGGACGTGACGTCGCGCTGA
- a CDS encoding ABC transporter ATP-binding protein, whose amino-acid sequence MALTITDLSKTYPNGVRALKNVSLTVGGGMFGLLGPNGAGKSSLMRTIATLQDADAGAIQLDGIDVLKDKDEVRKVLGYLPQEFGVYPKMSAIDMLTHLAVLKGITGAGERKAMVEALLQQTNLWDVRKKALSTYSGGMKQRFGIAQALLANPRLIIVDEPTAGLDPAERNRFLNLLSSIGRDVTVILSTHIVDDVLELCPRMAIIAQGEVLLEGSPNDCLTTLQGQIWSHVVRGDEELRTIEAELKVVSSHLVAGQHEVRVFSPTNPGAGFHSVPTELEDVYFLTVARHAVN is encoded by the coding sequence GTGGCTCTCACGATCACTGATCTCTCGAAGACCTACCCGAACGGCGTGCGCGCCCTCAAGAACGTCTCGCTCACCGTGGGCGGCGGCATGTTCGGCCTGCTCGGGCCTAACGGAGCCGGCAAGAGCTCGCTCATGCGCACCATCGCCACGCTCCAGGACGCCGACGCGGGCGCGATCCAGCTCGACGGCATCGACGTCCTCAAGGACAAGGACGAAGTGCGCAAAGTACTCGGCTACCTGCCGCAGGAATTCGGCGTGTATCCGAAGATGTCCGCCATCGACATGCTCACGCACCTCGCCGTGCTCAAGGGCATCACCGGCGCGGGGGAGCGCAAGGCGATGGTCGAGGCGCTGCTCCAGCAAACCAACCTCTGGGACGTGCGCAAGAAGGCGCTGTCGACCTATTCGGGCGGCATGAAGCAGCGGTTCGGCATCGCGCAGGCGCTGCTCGCGAACCCGCGCCTGATCATCGTCGACGAGCCTACCGCGGGTCTCGATCCGGCCGAGCGCAACCGGTTCTTGAATTTGTTGTCGTCGATCGGGCGGGACGTGACGGTGATTCTCTCGACGCACATCGTGGACGACGTGCTCGAGCTGTGTCCGCGCATGGCGATCATCGCGCAGGGTGAAGTGCTCCTCGAGGGCTCGCCTAACGACTGCCTGACCACGCTCCAGGGACAGATCTGGTCGCACGTGGTGCGCGGCGACGAGGAACTGCGAACGATCGAAGCGGAGCTCAAGGTGGTGAGCAGCCACCTGGTGGCCGGACAGCACGAGGTGCGCGTGTTCTCGCCGACGAATCCCGGCGCCGGCTTCCACTCCGTGCCCACCGAGCTCGAGGACGTGTACTTCCTCACTGTCGCCCGCCACGCCGTCAACTGA
- the prfA gene encoding peptide chain release factor 1: protein MSLRDRLQDAITRAHEVERELASPATVRDPKRLADLGREHRRLAPVVELAARLEKNEDDLAQAQELVDTDDPELAAEARAEEQRARAEIAALEEALKPALLPRDPLHDRPAIVEIRAGTGGDEAALFAADLYRMYTRYCERQGWRVEPIALSEGSLGGIKEVVFKVQGEGAYGRLRWESGVHRVQRVPVTESSGRIHTSAATVAVLPEAEDVDVSIEDKDIRIDVFRSSGPGGQSVNTTDSAVRITHIPTGIVVSQQDQKSQLQNKLKALEVLRARLLDQRLAEQEAERARMRRTQVGTGDRSAKIRTYNYPQNRVTDHRIGFTLHELDRTLDGDLDELIDRLMLADVEEQLSA, encoded by the coding sequence CTGAGCCTCCGCGATCGTCTCCAGGACGCCATCACTCGCGCTCACGAGGTCGAGCGCGAGCTCGCCAGTCCCGCAACCGTTCGCGACCCGAAACGGCTAGCCGACCTCGGCCGTGAGCATCGCCGGCTCGCCCCGGTGGTCGAGTTGGCGGCGCGTCTCGAGAAGAACGAGGATGACCTCGCGCAGGCCCAGGAGCTGGTCGATACCGACGACCCCGAGCTCGCCGCCGAGGCCCGCGCCGAAGAGCAGCGCGCACGCGCCGAGATCGCGGCGCTCGAGGAAGCGCTCAAGCCCGCGCTCCTGCCGCGCGATCCGCTGCACGACCGGCCGGCGATCGTCGAGATCCGCGCCGGGACCGGCGGCGACGAAGCGGCGCTCTTCGCGGCCGATCTGTATCGCATGTACACCCGCTACTGCGAGCGCCAGGGGTGGCGCGTGGAGCCGATCGCGCTGTCCGAGGGATCGTTAGGCGGGATCAAGGAAGTCGTCTTCAAGGTGCAGGGCGAGGGCGCCTACGGCCGGTTGCGCTGGGAATCGGGCGTGCACCGCGTGCAGCGCGTGCCCGTCACCGAGAGCTCGGGTCGCATCCACACGTCGGCCGCCACCGTCGCGGTGCTTCCGGAAGCGGAAGACGTCGACGTGTCGATCGAGGACAAGGACATTCGCATCGACGTGTTCCGGTCATCGGGTCCGGGCGGGCAGAGCGTGAACACCACCGACTCCGCCGTCCGCATCACGCACATTCCGACGGGCATCGTCGTGAGCCAGCAGGACCAGAAGTCGCAATTGCAGAACAAGCTCAAAGCGCTCGAGGTGCTGCGCGCGCGGCTGCTCGACCAGCGGCTCGCCGAACAGGAGGCGGAGCGCGCGCGGATGCGCCGTACACAGGTGGGTACCGGCGACCGCTCGGCCAAGATTCGGACGTACAACTATCCGCAGAACCGGGTGACGGACCATCGCATCGGGTTCACGCTGCACGAACTGGATCGCACGCTGGACGGCGATCTGGACGAGTTGATCGACAGGCTGATGTTGGCCGACGTCGAGGAGCAGCTGAGTGCCTGA
- the prmC gene encoding peptide chain release factor N(5)-glutamine methyltransferase, whose translation MPDGRVVGTIGAEGMPSADDGMSVADLRYSLGVMLRGRLDEHDVEARDLIAAVAGRPRLWPSAHPEAWLDADVVTRVCQAVRERLRGAPFAYAVGRAAFRHLTLHVDHRVLIPRQETEVLVDAVLKWSAARGAGGLAIDVGTGSGAIALALSNEGAFDRVIATDVSTSAVQVARANAERLAGALRAPVEFRQGTLLGPVRGETARVVVSNPPYIAYGEMQELPPSVRDWEPPIALYAGDGGMAVTAALAREAADVLEPGGLLAIEIDCRRGAACAELLRAQGCYHDVRVRPDLTGRDRVLTATRQDG comes from the coding sequence GTGCCTGACGGCCGCGTCGTTGGGACGATCGGAGCCGAGGGCATGCCGAGCGCCGACGACGGCATGTCCGTCGCCGATCTGCGCTACTCGTTAGGCGTGATGCTGCGAGGGCGGCTGGACGAGCACGACGTGGAAGCGCGCGACCTCATCGCCGCCGTGGCGGGGCGGCCGCGCCTGTGGCCATCGGCGCATCCCGAAGCCTGGTTGGATGCGGACGTCGTGACGCGCGTGTGCCAGGCGGTCCGCGAGCGGCTTCGAGGAGCGCCGTTCGCGTACGCCGTGGGTCGCGCGGCGTTCCGGCATCTCACGCTGCACGTGGATCATCGCGTGCTGATCCCGCGTCAGGAAACCGAAGTCCTGGTCGACGCGGTGCTCAAGTGGTCCGCGGCGCGCGGCGCCGGCGGACTGGCGATCGACGTCGGCACCGGGTCGGGCGCGATTGCGCTCGCGCTGTCCAACGAAGGCGCGTTCGATCGCGTGATCGCGACCGATGTGTCGACGAGCGCCGTCCAAGTGGCGCGCGCCAACGCCGAGCGTCTGGCCGGCGCATTGCGTGCACCTGTCGAATTCCGACAGGGAACGCTGCTTGGACCGGTGCGCGGCGAGACCGCACGCGTGGTGGTGTCCAACCCGCCGTACATCGCGTACGGCGAGATGCAGGAGCTGCCGCCGAGCGTGCGGGATTGGGAGCCGCCGATCGCGCTCTATGCGGGCGATGGCGGCATGGCTGTGACGGCCGCACTGGCCCGGGAGGCGGCGGATGTGCTCGAGCCCGGCGGCCTTCTCGCGATCGAGATAGATTGCCGTCGTGGGGCGGCATGCGCCGAGCTGCTGCGCGCCCAGGGGTGCTACCACGACGTCCGCGTGCGACCCGACCTCACGGGTCGCGATCGCGTGCTCACGGCGACACGACAGGATGGGTGA
- a CDS encoding YlbF family regulator, producing MGDVLEDKARELGRLIGQTPEYQAVRRANDALGEDREAVALLRKMEQLRSDAQRMIERGASPTPEMETQLDKLLEQVQVNPIYQRMVAAQENFDKTMMRVNEWILDGIQKGAASPIITLG from the coding sequence ATGGGTGACGTGCTCGAAGACAAAGCGAGAGAGTTGGGGCGCCTCATTGGCCAGACGCCCGAATATCAAGCGGTGCGCCGCGCGAATGACGCGCTGGGCGAAGACCGCGAGGCGGTGGCTCTGCTGCGCAAGATGGAGCAGCTGCGGTCGGATGCCCAACGGATGATCGAGCGCGGCGCGAGTCCGACGCCGGAAATGGAGACGCAGCTCGACAAGCTGTTGGAGCAGGTGCAGGTGAATCCGATCTACCAGCGCATGGTGGCGGCGCAGGAGAACTTCGACAAGACGATGATGCGGGTGAACGAGTGGATCCTGGACGGGATCCAGAAAGGGGCGGCGAGCCCGATCATCACGCTGGGGTGA
- the tmk gene encoding dTMP kinase has translation MTRGRLIVFEGPEGAGKTTQVGLLSGWLAARGVDHLRVREPGGTPLGDETRRLLLDTPGGLDARAEALLFMASRAALVAEVIVPAMARGTLVLADRYFLSTYAYQVAGRGLPEAEIRAADALATNGVSPDLTLLFSVPAAVRAARAAARGAPDRIERAGDAFHARVERAFAMFLSPNWQAGHPEAGPVVDVNGDGDAAAVFTRVRAALGERWPDLFDAAAPAPAQGR, from the coding sequence GTGACGCGCGGCCGCCTGATCGTGTTCGAGGGGCCCGAAGGGGCGGGGAAGACGACGCAGGTCGGGCTCCTCTCGGGGTGGCTGGCGGCGCGCGGCGTCGATCATCTGCGCGTGCGGGAGCCGGGCGGCACTCCGTTAGGCGACGAAACGCGGCGCCTCCTGCTCGACACGCCGGGCGGACTCGACGCCCGCGCCGAAGCGCTGCTGTTCATGGCGTCGCGCGCGGCGCTCGTGGCCGAGGTGATCGTGCCGGCGATGGCGCGCGGCACGCTGGTGCTCGCCGACCGCTATTTTCTCTCGACGTATGCCTACCAGGTGGCCGGCCGCGGATTGCCCGAGGCGGAGATTCGCGCGGCGGATGCCCTGGCGACCAACGGCGTGTCGCCCGACCTGACGCTGCTGTTTTCGGTGCCGGCAGCGGTGCGGGCCGCCCGGGCGGCGGCGCGCGGCGCGCCGGATCGCATCGAGCGGGCAGGCGACGCCTTCCACGCGCGCGTCGAGCGGGCGTTCGCGATGTTCCTTTCGCCGAACTGGCAGGCCGGGCACCCGGAGGCGGGGCCGGTGGTCGACGTGAACGGCGACGGCGATGCGGCAGCGGTCTTCACGCGCGTGCGGGCTGCGTTAGGCGAACGGTGGCCCGACCTGTTCGACGCGGCCGCGCCGGCGCCGGCGCAGGGGCGCTGA
- a CDS encoding S41 family peptidase, whose translation MHRSRAVAALAVLTAALVTGGWFLQRGFASDLAPGASSALFDHVFERVAQSYVDSIPAKSLYLKAAAGLVDRLGDPYSAFLPPDQLSSLNETTSGSYVGLGVQVDLRDGWLTIMAPVPGSPADRAGIQAGDRVVSVDGQSTNGWNLEQASRALRGRPGTTVTLEIARPGVADRLPFHIVRQDIHVASVRHPMMLTDRVGYAALTIFSDSAADELRNAIGALRRRGMQTLVLDLRGNPGGLLEQGVGVSEMFLNRGRVIVDMRGRTKAATHDIRNSTSQLWPDLSVIVLVDGHTASAAEIVAGALQDHDRAVIVGAPTYGKGVAQSVFPLGDGDAALKLTTARWFTPSGRSIQKLHEDTTSDTGDSAIAHPDTTHAVYHTDDGRAMYGGGGIAPDVLVRADTADSVLAFQEELGADIQKFRDALTETALAVRSAHGVASPEFTVTAAMRDALWRRLQAKHVALTSAQFAAAAPLVDRLLGGEIARFAFGADAAFRRSVARDTVIATALDLASHARSEHDLLMEAARTTTHVAPSRP comes from the coding sequence ATGCACCGCTCGCGCGCCGTCGCCGCCCTCGCCGTGCTCACCGCCGCCCTCGTCACCGGCGGCTGGTTTCTGCAGCGCGGCTTTGCCAGCGATCTGGCGCCGGGCGCCAGCTCCGCGCTCTTCGACCACGTCTTCGAGCGCGTCGCCCAGAGTTACGTCGATTCCATTCCGGCCAAATCGCTCTACCTCAAGGCGGCCGCCGGCCTGGTGGACCGGCTCGGCGATCCCTATTCGGCGTTCCTGCCGCCGGACCAGCTCAGCTCGCTCAACGAGACCACGTCCGGCTCGTACGTCGGGTTAGGCGTGCAGGTGGATCTGCGCGACGGGTGGCTCACCATCATGGCGCCGGTGCCGGGCTCGCCCGCCGACCGCGCCGGCATCCAGGCGGGCGACCGCGTCGTGTCCGTCGATGGGCAGTCGACTAACGGCTGGAACCTCGAGCAGGCGAGCCGCGCGCTGCGCGGACGCCCGGGAACCACCGTGACGCTCGAGATTGCGCGGCCCGGTGTGGCTGACCGCCTGCCGTTCCACATCGTGAGACAGGACATCCACGTCGCCTCGGTGCGCCATCCAATGATGCTCACCGACCGCGTCGGCTATGCCGCCCTGACGATCTTCAGCGACTCGGCGGCCGACGAGCTGCGGAACGCCATCGGCGCGCTCAGGCGTCGCGGGATGCAGACGCTCGTACTCGATCTGCGCGGAAACCCGGGTGGTCTGCTCGAGCAGGGCGTCGGCGTGTCCGAAATGTTCCTGAACCGCGGCCGGGTGATCGTGGACATGCGCGGCCGCACAAAAGCCGCCACGCACGACATCCGCAACTCGACGTCGCAGCTGTGGCCCGATCTGTCGGTGATCGTACTGGTGGACGGGCACACCGCGAGTGCGGCCGAGATCGTCGCCGGCGCGTTGCAGGACCATGACCGCGCGGTGATCGTCGGCGCGCCGACCTACGGCAAAGGGGTGGCGCAGTCCGTGTTTCCGTTAGGCGACGGCGACGCCGCGCTCAAGCTGACCACGGCGCGCTGGTTCACGCCGTCGGGACGCAGCATCCAGAAGCTGCACGAGGACACGACCTCGGACACGGGCGACAGCGCGATCGCGCATCCCGATACCACCCACGCCGTGTACCACACCGACGACGGGCGCGCGATGTATGGCGGCGGCGGCATCGCGCCCGATGTCCTCGTCCGGGCGGACACAGCCGACTCGGTGCTCGCGTTCCAGGAGGAGCTTGGCGCCGACATCCAGAAGTTCCGCGACGCGCTCACGGAGACGGCGCTGGCAGTGAGGAGCGCGCACGGCGTGGCGTCGCCGGAGTTCACGGTCACCGCCGCCATGCGCGACGCGCTCTGGCGGCGTCTGCAGGCGAAGCACGTGGCGCTGACCAGCGCGCAGTTTGCGGCGGCGGCGCCGCTGGTCGACCGTTTGTTAGGCGGCGAGATCGCCCGCTTCGCGTTCGGCGCGGATGCGGCGTTCCGCCGGTCGGTGGCGCGCGACACCGTGATTGCGACGGCGCTGGACCTCGCGTCGCACGCCCGCTCGGAGCACGACCTGCTCATGGAGGCCGCGCGCACAACGACGCACGTCGCCCCGTCGCGTCCGTGA
- a CDS encoding DUF2520 domain-containing protein, with protein MTAHVFVFGAGRAGRGLARALRAGGVDVVGVHGRHAGDAVDRVTVGALPGAIADATIVLVTVRDGQLDAALDELAASPLRADAVVLHASGSADPPGLSRLRARGHAAGTFHPLVPLADPSRAPALLRGAWIGVDGDEGARAAGRALAAALGAQTLEIPAGRKPLYHAAAVLVSNFPPVLLALGERAMAESGVDPAVARQALLPLWTAAAENARLAPAPASLTGPAIRGDEQTVRANMDALAGDPMAQEVYRVMTAAVRNVAATR; from the coding sequence GTGACGGCGCATGTGTTCGTGTTCGGCGCCGGCCGGGCGGGGCGCGGCCTGGCGCGGGCGCTCCGCGCGGGCGGCGTGGACGTGGTCGGCGTGCACGGCCGGCACGCCGGCGACGCCGTGGATCGCGTGACGGTCGGCGCGCTTCCCGGTGCGATCGCCGATGCGACCATCGTGTTGGTGACGGTGCGCGACGGGCAGCTCGACGCCGCGCTCGACGAGCTGGCCGCGTCGCCGCTGCGTGCCGATGCGGTGGTCCTGCACGCGAGCGGCAGCGCCGATCCGCCGGGACTGTCCAGGCTGCGCGCCCGGGGCCACGCCGCCGGCACCTTTCATCCGCTGGTCCCGCTGGCCGACCCGTCGCGCGCGCCGGCGCTCTTGCGCGGCGCGTGGATCGGCGTCGACGGCGACGAGGGCGCGCGGGCGGCGGGCCGCGCGCTGGCGGCGGCGTTAGGCGCCCAGACGCTCGAGATCCCGGCCGGCCGCAAACCGCTCTACCACGCCGCGGCGGTGCTGGTGTCGAACTTCCCGCCGGTCCTTCTTGCGTTAGGCGAACGCGCGATGGCCGAGTCGGGCGTCGACCCGGCGGTCGCCCGGCAGGCGCTGCTGCCGCTCTGGACCGCGGCCGCCGAGAATGCCCGGCTGGCGCCGGCGCCGGCCTCGCTCACCGGACCTGCCATCCGCGGCGACGAGCAGACCGTGCGCGCCAACATGGACGCACTGGCGGGCGATCCGATGGCGCAGGAGGTCTATCGGGTGATGACCGCGGCGGTAAGAAACGTCGCGGCGACGCGTTAG
- a CDS encoding outer membrane lipoprotein carrier protein LolA codes for MRVVSIIVSLAAMASPLGAQQSVVSRAEHVYANIKTLRASFTQTVTNPLTHSDVTSHGELQQRIPGDVSVRFTDPAGDRIVANGKVVWVYLPSTNPGQVIRTNLDSSGVQVPDVATWFLDSPDTRYTISSAGTAAIDGHATTAVTLVPKDKSLPFTKATIWVDDDDSLIRQVETIDAQGLKRRIELTRLAPNATLDRDAFQFKVPKGVKVFGQG; via the coding sequence ATGCGCGTCGTTTCGATCATCGTTAGTCTTGCCGCCATGGCGTCGCCGCTCGGCGCGCAGCAGTCCGTCGTCTCGCGCGCCGAGCACGTGTACGCGAACATCAAGACGCTGCGCGCCTCGTTCACGCAGACGGTGACCAACCCGCTCACGCACTCGGACGTGACATCGCACGGCGAGCTGCAGCAGCGCATTCCGGGCGACGTCTCGGTGCGGTTCACCGATCCGGCCGGCGACCGGATCGTGGCGAACGGGAAGGTCGTCTGGGTGTATCTGCCGAGCACCAATCCGGGGCAGGTGATCCGCACGAATCTCGACAGCAGCGGCGTGCAGGTGCCCGACGTGGCGACATGGTTCCTCGACTCGCCGGACACGCGCTACACGATCAGCAGCGCAGGCACGGCGGCGATCGACGGCCACGCGACGACGGCGGTGACGCTCGTGCCGAAGGACAAGTCGCTGCCGTTCACGAAGGCGACGATCTGGGTGGACGACGACGACTCGTTGATCCGCCAGGTGGAAACGATCGACGCGCAGGGGCTGAAGCGGCGGATCGAGCTCACCCGGCTTGCGCCTAACGCGACGCTGGACAGGGATGCGTTCCAGTTCAAGGTGCCGAAGGGCGTGAAGGTGTTCGGCCAGGGCTGA